gcactttgatatgaacttggaagaagccATGTAGGATCGCAACCATTGCCTTAAGattctgattgtctttttgacataggcttgacATAGTTGGATAAAATAAGGCTGGTaatgcatataattccttacaAAATAATATGAAATGTTCTTGATAGCACCAAAACAATGCTTTCCTGTCGTAACCAAGCATAATCTTGGTGCATGAATGGAAGAGAGCCATGTCTTCATTATTGAATGCCAAGGGGTAACCTATCCTAGGGCTCTCCAACTTCAACCACTCAAGCCACATCCAACGAAGTCGAAGCGCCTGACTAAATTTGTGGAGGTCCAGAATTCCAAGGCCCCCCTTTTCTATCGGCCTACATACTTTACTCCATGCAACTTTGCAAGCTCCCCTGCTGCACTCATCATTTCTAGTCCATAGGAAGCCACGACGGAAACGGTCAAGCGTTTTGTAGAATTTTTTGGGCGGCTTGATGGAGGTGAGGAGATATGTTGGCAGGGCGGAGATAACCAACATCACCAAAACTTGTCTCCCAGTCGCGGTTAGAAGCCTCAGTTTCCAACCGGATAGGTGGCGAGCGGCCTTATCAAGGATAGTTTGCAAATGTATTAGGCGCAAGCATCCTAATGTCAACAGAAGTCCGAGATATTGCATTGGGAAATTAGCAACTATCCTAAAGAAGATTCCTAGGACCTCATCTAAGTCCGCATATTGGCATCTGATAGGAGAGATAGAGCTCTTTTGTAAATTAACTTGCAACCCGATGGAATCTTCAAAATCCTTTACGATAGTCAGCAGGGTTGCAAGCTCGCGCCTCCATGGGTTGAGGAAAAGGATTGCATTATTAGCATATAAAGAGAGGCGTAGGCAAGTTGAGCATCTGCAGAGGCAGGACAATCTTCTCATCTCAGTCGCTAAGTCCAAGATGTGTTTTAGTGGGTCAATTGTCACGATGAACAGATATGATGATAACGGATCGCCTAATCTCAGACCTTGTCGATGCAGCAGCCTTATCTCAGACCTCGTCGATGCAGCAATTGTTTTCCTTGGGTGCCATTGAGGAGTATGGAGGACAATGAGAAGGCTAGTGTGGCTAGCTCAATTAGTTGAGAGTATGGATATACATCTAGATcactcatgtttaaatttttttacacgaatttaagtatatatttcttcttattcATAATACTACCTAGTTACTTCTAAGTTGATCGATCCTCAGGCCCGACATCCGGCTCCGGCACGGAGCACGACAGAGAGTCAGACGATCCACGCGCATCTGGGAGCGTCAAGTAGTCAGCATGGCACATGGCCCGTGAGCACCAGGTGACGGCTGGAACTGGAACCTGCTCATCTCATGAGTCCACGTCCCTAGCGCCAGCGCttgggcggaggaggaggcgtgaCTCGTGAGCCCGCGGCGTGCCACTCCACGCGACCATACCATGCCATGCGTCGGGTCGGAACTAACCTGTGGTACGTATGCCCGATTTCCCTTGAGGTTGCTGTGTCGTCGAAAAGTCGGGAACCATCGACCATACAACCatagaagcaaattctatagaacCATGTCTTAAGAATAACTCTCTCCCCTGTGATGACACGTATCTacactctctcttttttcttcagtCCAACTATTAGATCACAGGATGAATAGCATGGATTGAATCTCACGAGAATCTTTTTAGATAGGGTTCTATAACATTTACTTCCAACAACCATGACGTGCGGCTGTCGGTCCATTACCAATTAGAGCCAAAAAACTAGGCtactatcatcatcatcactacgtGCATCATGTTTCCTGTACTCTCGTAGTGTCATGTAATCCATCGTTTTACCTTGAAAAAATGGTCGGACGGATTACCACGACTGTTGGGTACATGCACAACAACATTATAGAACAAAAAGGAATCAACGTGCCCCATCATCCATCTGCGAGGGCCCCCCACCGGACAGCACAAAACAGGGTACAGACCAGACAAAAAAGTTTGCACCGAACCCAACTCGAAAGCGTCGTGCAGACAACGGGAGCTCACCTCATCTCGTCCGTCCCTCGAATCTACAAACGGAGCCAGACAGGCACAGAAAGTGTGTTTGGTTCCGTCCAGCTGATGCGAATCTATAAAGACGCGGCTAATGCTCGTGCATCCTCCGCACCGCGGCCTCCTAGACATTCATCTCCACAGACATTCATCCGTAAATTgtttttgatctattttttgcCCAAATAAAAGGCTAGCACATGATGTTAAGAAACTACAGATCTGAACACAtataaaattgcaaaaaaaatttgtagATCTTGGTCATGGCAGGCAATGAAGATATCCTGTTTTAATTAATAACCACCCTCGATAGAACGTCAATTCGCTGAGTTACAAGGCTTTGCACAATTCATTGTGCGTCGCACCTTTTTCATTGATAAGGTACAAAATATTTTGCACAGATCCAAAAGATACACCAAGATATAGGGCAATTGAAGCTGTCATGTCAACTTCCTCATACTTTCTCAACAAGTGaaattcctaaaaataaaaAGCCTCCTAAGTAAACAGCTACAGTAAGGTATCTAAAAGAATCTATATAATGGCACCAATAGAAATTTTCATGTCTTCCATTTGCCCATATATATGCTAAAGTTGTCGACATATTAGTATATATGTGCCTATGGGATATAATTAATCTGGCTGCATGCTATCGTTAATTTGCCTGCATAATATAATTAATTGGTATACCTACATAACTGATAAATCTGAGAAATAAAACATCATatcatcatcatgaaaaaaatagacATACATTACATGGTCGTCTCAAACTAACAAGCACATATGCTATGACAGTATACTAGATGTTCATTCAATCAGTTATACGAACAAACATAAAAATATAGATTCTTTGAAAAGGAACAAATCAGTAAGCAAAAGTACAATTATGTGTAAGCAAATCAATTGTTCCAACTAAGAAACAAAAGGCAGCTCAGAGTTAGGATTGAAAAAACCAAATCAACAGAACATTTGCACGCAAATTATGTGACtttgagaagcaaaatttgGATAACTACATATAAAATTGAAAAAGCAATTTTATCCATTACCTAGGCAAAATTGAAGCAATTTCATACCTCCGAAAAGCTGTTCCTAGGCAAATTTACATAATCCTAAAAGCAAATCGCTGCAAAATGGTGATATCATCAGAGCTCGATGATCTATCGTAACACTCATAGGTAGGGTGCAGTGGGAAACAAGCTGTCTAGACCTAGAGCTTGGGCTACCATCACGCTAGATTTGAAGTGGCTTTCCATCTCCTGGGCAACAAGGGTGCACGGACGGCAGATCCTACCTCTGTTCGGACAAAGACGAGCACCTTGTCACGGCCAACAGAAACCTCACCAACAATTAGTTGCGCCGTTTAGTTGCCAAATTTGGTAGACTTGGGACCTGACCTCACCCTTACaacaacgagagagagagagagagagagagagagagagagagagagagagagagagagagagagagagagagagagattttggGAAGGAATGAGCGGAGGAAGCCACACCCTGGACAACATGGGTGCACAGGCAGCGGATTCGACCTATTTCCAGACTTCGACGAAGGTGAGAatctcctctcggccgccgaaAACTACACTAACCGTCAGCTGCACCTTCTAACTGCTAGATCTGGTTGATTTGTGACCTAATCTCACCCTTGTCCCAGAGAAAGGAAAGAATTTGGGGAAAGAATGAGCAAAGGGGATGAGCAATTGATTGGAAGAGGAATGACATGAGCAATTGATTTGTAGGAAGAACCATCAGAAGGGATGATAGATTGACTTGGGAGAGGAACGAGCAGAGGGGATGAGGAGAAAAGAGCGATAGGGAATAATGGAGAATGAGAGAGGTGTGCCATGTGCGGGCCGCGGAAGCGATGGTGCAGGCCACCGAGTGAATGCCCGCATGGTTGGAAACTAGTCTTTACTAATAGAAATATGTTTGGATGTTCGAATCCATTATTGCAACCATAGCCTACCGAATACAAATATACAGTTTCATCCTAATCTGGTAGATGTAGGCTCAGTATGTGCTCATACAGATAGGTTCACTTttcagtgtcataaaatcatatttatatcagtaaccaatcacaatcttaatTTTTATATCCGTTCATACGAACTTACATTCAgtcaatcaaatagaaaattagtTCAACTTATCTAAACATATATAGCTAACCAATCACTATTCATTTcaataaataaaatttgactCAACATTTTCCTCTCAAACTATTTATATAATACAATGCTGTAAAATCTTGTCCGAAAAACCAAACGCATGCAAAGTGAGCCCAATTAACGGCGCATGGGCggacccaccatgatgcatgggtattcaattgaatacccaacttttttgcaaaaaaattgattatatagcagctatactacgtatatatatatctagTTAGACCAACTTACTTGTTTGCTGCTTCAATTTATCATATCACCTAGCAAATCGTGAGCCCAAGCTACTATCCATCCTCCACTCGGCCTATTAATTAGAAAGAGCCCATCTTCTCATACCACAGCAACAAGCATCAAGAGTTCATAATCTTCATATTGTGACTGTCCAGTTCGGCAGTCAGCAGTTGagcgtgaattttttatgcaagTTAAAGATAGTGACATCATTTAACGCTTCCAAGCcataaaggaacacaaagttaaattataattttcttttaaatattttgtaatttctcttaattagttgaaacttctctactacgaacaatttatactttaaaatttacgctactaTAGATTTCTCGTATTTtagattgaatattttttttaatattaaataCTCAATCACAAAATCCTGAGTCCGCCACTGtaacggcggcggcagcagcagcatccGCCGAAGTCCCACCTTATCCGTAGGGCGAGAAAAGTGAGGTTCGAGAGATCCACCCACCCACCAATCGGACTGCTAACCCGAGTGGCGCTACGCCAAAAAGAAATGGGTTCCCGTTTCGGAACAGCAGCACTGCAGTCTGCACACTCTGCAGCAGCGGTCAATTCCGGCGCCTCGGGTGGGGGCGGTAAACCGGCTCAGTCCACCTACGTCTTTACCTGCGTGTTGGCGACGGAGGCGGAGATGGGGGAGGCGGCGTGAACCCGCGAACCTTGCAGCGCGGCGGCGAGCGAGCCCTGAGCCGGAGGGAGGTGagtagtctctctctctctctctctctctctctctctctgaagcACTAGAGCTAACCAGTAAGATAAGAATCAGATTTGGTGCCAAAGTCTTAACCCTGCTTCCCTCTCGAATTGGAGCTTGCTTGACTCGAATTCTAGGTTATCCTTCCGCTGTCGCTGGGATTCAGTTTTCTGCTAGACCCTGGAAACGCTCAATTTGATCCTGTCAAGCCTGTAATTCGTTCAAGAAATCAACTTCTAAAGTAAATTTGGGAACTCTGGGGCTATGTCTATATCCAGATATTTTGATACCATCTCAGGGTTTGTCAGGTTGTGTAGACCAAGGAATGCGACTAGATAGAGTGAATAAGAGCATCAACAAATTTTTGAAAGGTCTATCCTGATATTTTATCCAGCGCGTCTCAAATAAAAATAGAAGTAAGGAACTGAGAGAAACAAGAATAAATCACACCGAATATCTCCGAAAAGATTGTTTTGATCAGTTTCAATGGATGGATCTGAATTCTAGGTTCTATAAAAAACAATTTCAAGTGTTATAATTCACAAAAACTTGCAATCGATGAGAAAACACTCAAATCCAAATAACTAGGCACCGGATGAAGAAACTCTTTAAGTTGATGAATCTAGAGGTAAGAAATAGTTCACAACTAACTTATAGATGATTcttatacctctagcaataaaAAGAATAACTTCAACACAATACAAAAAATTCAGCTctccaacaaaaacgaaaaACACAACACAACTGAAAAACTTGTAATTATGCAAGGGAGCTAAGAGAGTGAAACTAGGAGATAGACACACGGGTAAGAGGAAACACAATATTCATTAATTGCAAAGGAATATTGTATTTTCAGCTGATTACAAAGTGGTTTTGGATAAATGACTCTCACATAGaccataggctaagcattcctctctttctcttctaaaaccctagaactcAACTCTCAAGCAGATGTCTCAAGGAGGCTCTCACAACCCTCACCTTATATTTATAAGCATTAAGAGCTTCTTTACATCCCAAGTTTCCTAGATTTTTTGTATCCCAAGTAACCTAGATTCTAGATTTCTTGCATCCCAAGTTTCTTAGATTTCTTGCATCCCAAGTAACCTTCCTGATGATAACACGCATACTCAGTCTTACGATCTTTACCACCGGTAAGTCTCTTCCGTTTTTGATCCCTCGAGCCAtcttatcacttgcatcggtatccctttcacttgactttatcaacacgctatctacatccatcttctcaagctttgcttgctcttcacgtgtacagctagaatcacccttgactccgcctggcTTTCTTGATCGTTCAACACCAAGTACCTCGCTTAGCCCTTATTATTtgtcgatcgtcaagttgcatccatcacatacacatcataagacaagcacacaagtttcttcaactcTATTTCTCTCCATCTCcggttagtcataatcataatcatacattgtaatacatagacatgctAATGCAAACCAAATTCAACTTACTCAATCTTTgccaatgactcatcacatataaaccaaagtatatatccacttggtttctcggGTTGATCTCAGGGGTGGGGGTTCTTCGGTCCCATACCTATAATGGAACCATGTGCTTATGTTGTGTAGTATTTTGGAAATAATACTTTGCAAGTTTCACTGCGTTTACTCCATTCAAGTATCTGTCTCGGTTTATTTCTGAAACGGAAACAAATGTGTGCTTGTAATTTCATTTCAGCACAACTAAGCAAACCTTCTGCTAACTCCATATATGCTACTACTCCCGTATGGATACTATCATACTAATTAATGCCTTCCAAACAAGTACAAAAGGGATATTACTCTCTTGTAGCCCTCCCTCTGTCGTCTCTGatgatatttttgtaattgacAACTTGAAATATATGTGCCTTCCTTCTTCATTATTGTGTGCTCAACAATGAACTGATTTGTGACTTTGCTTGTTAACTGGTTCAGCCTGGGACAGCTGGGGTTGCTGCTACCATGATCAGTTTATGTATGTTTTCTCGCCAGGCAAGTTTTACCAAGAAACTCCATTGATGCTACAGTTAGAATAGAAGGAAGATGGAGCTTCTCAGCATCGTCATAATTGTGTCTCTGCTCCGGTTTTCTGCATCTGATCGTCAAGGTTATTCACGGGTCTATTATTTGTGTATTTCATTACAATGAGCTCTAAAGGTTTCTGAACTTTAGATGGATAATAAagaaatttctttcttttttttccttaggTGATGCACTATATGATATGAAGCTGAAACTGAATGCTACTGGCAGTCAGCTTTCTGACTGGAACCAAAATCAAGTTAACCCCTGCACTTGGAATTCTGTTATTTGTGACAGTAACAACAATGTTGTGCAAGTGTAAGTTGCAGCAGTTGACGTTTCTTGTCActcttatttttgtttgtttactatcttatttttgaaaaaaaaggcaTTCACTACATGAGCTCTAAAGGTTTCTGACAAGTCCAAGTTTCATTTGAAAGTTATTTGCTTGAGCACGCAATTATTAACTTTGATGCACTTGCACATGCGATCTGCAATACATTGATGTGCGAAACTCATAATTGAGCTATATGACAGTGGTGAAAGCATAtttacttcatttttttttggtaatCCACCAACACTTCTCTTGACCTTGTTATGCACATTTCTTATTAAGGCATCCAATTTCTTCTGACTTCTGAGTTTATCTTACCTGATGGCCTCCTGCAGAACATTGGCTACTATGGGATTTACTGGAGTTCTGTCATCAAGAATTGGAGAGCTCGAATATTTGAATGTTCTGTAAGTGGGCTCTTCTAAATTGATGATGTTCCTTCAGATGTTAGGTGGTGATTGCGATGTAATAGCCTCTGTATCTTAGGATTCTATTCAACCGATTACTTGATTAGCACATGAGAAATCCTGggtgtaagttttttttttgcttgctaGATGAAGTGATAGTTGTGTTGTTATGTCACGTCACCATTCTCATCAGGTCTTGTCAATCGCTGTAATGTATGATATTGCAGGTCCTTGCCTGGTAACAAAATCACCGGTGGCATACCAGAGCAGTTTGGCAACCTCTCTCGTTTGACAATCTTAGATTTGGAAGAGAACCTGTTGGTTGGGCCAATACCAGCTTCTCTTGGCCAGCTTTCAAAGCTCGAGCTTCTGTATGTACTGAAATCCTTATTCCTTTGTTTATGAATGTTCAATGACTTGACATTCCCGTTTTCCCTTTCTGTTTCTTAACAAGGATACTGAGTCAGAACAATCTCAATGGATCTATTCCTGATACGCTAGCAGGCATCTCAAGCTTGACAGACATGTAAGGATTAATACTAATATTAGTGGTTTTTGCTCATAGGAATCCACATATATGTATTCGTGTCATATATTGACTAACTGTTTTTTTAATGATGGCAGTCGGCTAGCTTACAATAAGCTATCTGGTCAAATACCTGCTCAACTGTTTCAAGTTGCACGTTACAAGTAATGTGGGATCACTATAACATTTATGtccattttttttgttgattttgagGGCTAACAAAGGTTCATTTCCTTCACAGTTTTTCAGGTAATAACTTGACTTGTGGAGCAAATTTCCTCCATCCTTGTGCCTCAAATGTGTCTTACCAAGGTAACAAGCCATATGCTTCTGTTCGTTATTGTACATTAGTCAAATAGCACAGATTACAGGCTTTCGTTTGGATGTCTATCAAATAATTTTGTGGCATCTGATAATCTTTTCACTTTTTGATAGGTTCATCCCGTGGTTCGAAAATAGGCATTGTGTTTGGAACAGTTGGAGGAGTGATGGGGCTATTCATCTTAGGGTCTCTATTTATTATCTGTAATGGAAGGAGGAAAAGCCATCTACGTGAAGTTTTTGTGGATGTATCAGGTAGTGTATTTgctgcataatttttttttaatcactTTACTGCAGCTAAGGATTTTAAGTCTTGTTCATTAGCATTTTtgtaagaaaagaaaagatgtgATTCACCATCATCATTTCGTCATGTATTAAACCAGAAAACCAATAAGCTCTGGCAGGGATATGGGTTTCTGAACTCAGgtagtgttttttttaatgCAGCTGAGGTAGGTATATTGTATACTTAATGCAGCTGAGGTAGTGTTTCCAGAACATGCTTATGCATGCTAACAAACTAGTTTTCACTGGCACATTCTGCTTACTGCACCAGTTTGGTACTGGTGCTGGCACAGGGACAAAATTAGCGGGCAATATATGCAAACAGTTTAATGTTTACCACCTCTACTAATCAATCGTCTCATAAAAGCATATGCAACTGTGTTTCTGAGAGACCATGTCAACCATACAAATTTGTAAGGTATTGTTGGTACGCATTTGCATTTAACTAACCGATCTGATTACTTATGGTACCCAGGTGAGGATGATAGAAGAATCGCATTTGGCCAGTTGAAAAGATTTGCATGGCGAGAATTGCAACTTGCAACTGACAATTTCAGTGAGAAAAATGTTCTTGGACAAGGGGGGTTTGGGAAAGTATATAAAGGAGCACTTCCAGATGGTACTAAGATTGCTGTAAAACGGTTAACTGATTATGAAAGTCCTGGTGGAGAGGCTGCCTTTTTGCGTGAAGTCGAGCTGATTAGCGTTGCAGTTCACCGGAATCTTTTAAGATTGATTGGCTTCTGTACAACACAAACAGAGCGCCTACTTGTTTATCCTTTCATGCAGAATCTTAGTGTGGCCTACCGTGTACGAGGTCCTTAATTTCTTAACCAATCACTTACTTTTTTTCATTACGTACACTTCTACACTTACAGTATGAGAATCATTTTTGCTGATTTGATAGGTCATAGTCaatctactatttttttacATCCTAGCTGTATCTTATTACTATGTATGTACAACTAGTTTTGTTAATGTATATTGCACTGTATACATCCATGAGTGGAAAACTTTCACAACTTTTGCTATTTCCCATCcatagtgatttttttttcaataatccattttcttttctaatatgtGCTCATTGTGTTGGACGATTTAGAATTTAAACCTGGGGAACCAATATTATATTGGTCTGCAAGGAAGCGAGTGGCTATAGGCACAGCACGTGGACTGGAGTATCTGCACGAGCACTGCAATCCTAAGATTATACATCGTGATGTCAAGGCTGCCAACGTCTTGCTTGATGAAGATTTTGAACCGGTTGTTGGTGATTTTGGCTTGGCCAAGCTGGTGGATGTACAGAAGACATCTGTGACTACTCAAGTCCGTGGAACTATGGGTCACATTGCACCTGAATATCTGTCCACAGGAAAGTCATCTGAGAAAACGGATGTTTTTGGTTATGGCATAATGCTTCTTGAACTAGTAACAGGACAGCGTGCCATCGACTTTTCACgcttggaggaagaagacgatgtGTTGTTGCTTGATCATGTAAGCCCATTCCACTCTTCTATAATGGATCGATTCAGGCTGTTATCTGAAGTTATTTTGTGCATAAGGAGCTTCAAGATCATCCCATTATTTGCTTGCGCTGTTTTGATGAAAGTGCACACGCCTCACGACATTTTGTTTTGGCATTACGTCATTATGATTTTGCTGCGAATGTGCAGGTCAAGAAGCTGCAACGAGAAGGGCATCTAGACGCCATCGTCGACCGCAACGTAAACAGTAATTACAACGGGCAGGAGGTTGAGATGATGATCCAGGTTGCGCTGCTCTGCACCCAAGCCTCGCCCGAGGATCGCCCGTCCATGTCCGAGGTCGTCCGGATGCTCGAAGGGGAGGGCCTGACCGAGCGGTGGGAAGAGTGGCAACAGGTTGAGGTGACGAGGCGGCAGGACTACGAGCGGATGCAGCAGCGGTTCGACTGGGGCGAGGACTCCATTTACAACCAGGACGCAATCGAACTATCCGCTGGCAGATAAGGACCTCACAGTCAAATGTAGCTTGTCGTTGCAGTGCTAACATATATTGCAATCTTGTGAAACTTGTTAGCAAATTTTCTGCTACTTCGTGTGATGTGTATaaggatgtttttttttatatcatccTTGCACAGGGGCCATGATAATTTTGTTTGTATCGTTCTAATTAAGACATTGAAAGGTCTTATCCTTAGTGTGCAAATATACATATCTTACTTAACGTGTATGTGTATGCGTACCCTATGTTACGCCTACTATCTATCTTACaagcaacttgaggataaacaTACAGTGAAACCCGAGTTCAATTCTGAGAATCGAACCCGGTGGTAGCGCTCACACCTGAACGGCTCGTTCTCCTGCCACCGGGCTGAAATCACATGTAAGCGTCGGTTTGACGAAGCCGAGATTGTCTAGTTGTTTGTGCTACATGTGCTTT
The nucleotide sequence above comes from Phragmites australis chromosome 4, lpPhrAust1.1, whole genome shotgun sequence. Encoded proteins:
- the LOC133915638 gene encoding LRR receptor kinase SERK2-like isoform X1, producing MELLSIVIIVSLLRFSASDRQGDALYDMKLKLNATGSQLSDWNQNQVNPCTWNSVICDSNNNVVQVTLATMGFTGVLSSRIGELEYLNVLSLPGNKITGGIPEQFGNLSRLTILDLEENLLVGPIPASLGQLSKLELLILSQNNLNGSIPDTLAGISSLTDIRLAYNKLSGQIPAQLFQVARYNFSGNNLTCGANFLHPCASNVSYQGSSRGSKIGIVFGTVGGVMGLFILGSLFIICNGRRKSHLREVFVDVSGEDDRRIAFGQLKRFAWRELQLATDNFSEKNVLGQGGFGKVYKGALPDGTKIAVKRLTDYESPGGEAAFLREVELISVAVHRNLLRLIGFCTTQTERLLVYPFMQNLSVAYRVREFKPGEPILYWSARKRVAIGTARGLEYLHEHCNPKIIHRDVKAANVLLDEDFEPVVGDFGLAKLVDVQKTSVTTQVRGTMGHIAPEYLSTGKSSEKTDVFGYGIMLLELVTGQRAIDFSRLEEEDDVLLLDHVKKLQREGHLDAIVDRNVNSNYNGQEVEMMIQVALLCTQASPEDRPSMSEVVRMLEGEGLTERWEEWQQVEVTRRQDYERMQQRFDWGEDSIYNQDAIELSAGR
- the LOC133915638 gene encoding LRR receptor kinase SERK2-like isoform X2; translated protein: MGFTGVLSSRIGELEYLNVLSLPGNKITGGIPEQFGNLSRLTILDLEENLLVGPIPASLGQLSKLELLILSQNNLNGSIPDTLAGISSLTDIRLAYNKLSGQIPAQLFQVARYNFSGNNLTCGANFLHPCASNVSYQGSSRGSKIGIVFGTVGGVMGLFILGSLFIICNGRRKSHLREVFVDVSGEDDRRIAFGQLKRFAWRELQLATDNFSEKNVLGQGGFGKVYKGALPDGTKIAVKRLTDYESPGGEAAFLREVELISVAVHRNLLRLIGFCTTQTERLLVYPFMQNLSVAYRVREFKPGEPILYWSARKRVAIGTARGLEYLHEHCNPKIIHRDVKAANVLLDEDFEPVVGDFGLAKLVDVQKTSVTTQVRGTMGHIAPEYLSTGKSSEKTDVFGYGIMLLELVTGQRAIDFSRLEEEDDVLLLDHVKKLQREGHLDAIVDRNVNSNYNGQEVEMMIQVALLCTQASPEDRPSMSEVVRMLEGEGLTERWEEWQQVEVTRRQDYERMQQRFDWGEDSIYNQDAIELSAGR